The sequence below is a genomic window from Paenibacillus sp. DCT19.
CAAGCACCGGACAAATATGAAGCCTACATCGGGATTGGACAAATGGCGGATATCCAGCAGAGCGAGACGGACGGATGGAATCATGTGATGGAACAAGCCCGATTGGCTGGTCATGATGAGGACGTACACCAGTTGCAGCAGATGTATGCAGCCATTACACAGGGGAAGGCCTTTGTACCGCGTGATATCGTGAAGCGATATGGTGGTGCTTCAAGGTTGATCGACAGTCCTGAAGCCACCTTCTTCGGAATGACTTTCAGCAGTGAATATACGATGCTTGATGCCATCCGCTACAATAGAGGAATTACATTTTCACAAGAGGTGCTGATCGGTGAGGCTATGAATCATCCTTTACCATCCAAAATTACGAAGCTGGATCTGCCCTTTTATTTCATTATGGGAGATTACGATTTTATGACTTCATCCCATGCAGCTCAGTTGTTCTTCGACAGCATTGAAGCAGAGCACAAAGAATTTATTTCTTACAAGCAGTCAGCTCACTATCCCCACTATGAAGAAAAGCAGAAGTTCTTCAATTGGATGGTTGATACTTTTAATAATTAACATGCGGTATAAGCATCCAGCCCACTCGCTCGCGCCAGAACTCGTAAAAGCTCTGCAAGTCATGGAACGACTCGCAGAGCGATCTATATAACTTGAACTAAAGAATATTTACACTTGCCACTCCAATGACAGAACAACCTTACGATCGCTGTTATCCCCAGATTTTTTTGATTCCCTCTTTAAGGGGAAAATCCGGGGATAGCTTATGCTTCCGATGTAGCTTTCTTGCAGAAAGCTTTCAGGCGACCGCTCCGCTTCTTCAGGTTATTTCTGTCCTCTCCGTTTCCGTGTAAATGTTTAGTTCAATTTATATAGCATTGGATATGAATGAGCAGACTGGCTCAGAAGGTACGGTATAACCTATTTTGCAAACAGGATTGAATCCGTCTCTCCATCCAAGGTCAACGTAGCATACTCGTTAAGAACGGGCACAGCGTCATTGAACTCAATAGGTAACACGACATAACTGGACTGAAAATAATCCGACCCATTCCAGCGATCCGAAAAATAAAGGTACTCCTGCGCTGATCGCTTCAGTACAAAAGCCGGCTGTGTACGATACGTCGTCTCATCACCGAAGTCATGGAGCATGCTCCACGAACCTTGCATTGAATCCGCGATTGCATATTTCCCTTGGTTCGGATTCCATCCTGTGCAAAAAGAGGTAACCATATAATACTTCTCATTTCGCTTGAACACGGCTGGGGCTTCCCGATATTCTCCCTGCCACAGCTTCGAAACTAAACGTTCCACATTCAGATAATCTTCCTGAAGACGATAGATATGCAGATCCGCATTGTCTCTGGCAGCTGAGATAAAATAGGCTGTTCCATCATTATCCTGGAAGAGTGTGCAGTCTCTCGACATATACCCGTAAGGATTGAAACTGCCATGATAGACAAATTGACGATCCGGATAATCAGAGGTGGCTACAGCACATGCCGCGTCATTGTAGTTCTTTCCATTTTCATAGTGCACCCAGAGCACAAATTTCTTAGTCACGGAATTAAACAGAACTTTGGGACGCTCAAGGTTTACCTTCCCACCCTCATCATTCACTAATTCCAGCTTGGTGCGGACTCGAATGGATGCCGTGGGAGTCGAAGTCGTCAGGATGTGATTCCGAAACTCCCACTGGAATAGATCCTTGGATCGGTAACAACTCACATAGTTATCATCTCTTCGGTCTTCACCGTACCAATAATAGTAACCTTCATGATATAACATATGCCCACCATGAGCATGAATGGGTTCACCGTTGACATCATTCCAGAGACTACCGTTGACTAATGTTGTCTTCATGACGTTACCTCTCTTCTGTTGTCATTCACGATTGGAAAACATCATTAATTAGTACATCGTTAATCAGGTGACTGACTCACAGGATTACTCGATGTCCTCTCCAAACACTTTGACTTCCCATAGTCTTGGTGTGTACCAGTTGTTAGGATTATTGTGAAGCGTAGCACCCTGCATATTGATTCGCACATATCTAGCCGTGCTAGAGAGGGTGTCCGAAGTAAATCCGTAGGATTTATTATCCGTTCGATCCAATGCAACAGTCCAATTCACATTATCGTTGCTCGTCTCGATTTTATATTTATAGAATCCTTCGGAGCCCTTTTGCATCCACCACGAAATCTGTACATTATTAATCTGCTGTTCTGATCCGAGATCTACCTTCCACCAATGTGGCCACGCAACGCTAGTACCCACCCATTCGGTTTGATAGCTGCCATCATTGGCGTAACTTGCTGGTCTCGTTCCTGTAGCCGTTTGTGCGGTTGCCTCTTTCCCTTGTGACAGCAGTTTTCCATGCTGTACAGGCACGACGACATCATTGTCCGTATCGTAGAGAACCTGATCAAAATAATCATAGAATGCGTATCCATTAGAGAACCAAACAGGTAACAATCGTTCCTCTGTGGTTCCATTTTGCGTGCCTGCCCATCCGAACATCCAGCGATATGCAACCATCACAACATTGTCACCTGTATCTGGCGTTACCCGCATAACTGAGCCAGACTGTGCCGAGAAGGTCGAGGTATTGCCAATTACGCGTAGTTCAGACCACTGTCCATCGAGGCTTGTGGCAGATGAGTACATCGGTATGCTTGGATACCAGCCCGCAGCTTGGGAGGAAAATAAATAATAGATACCGTCTTTCTTGATTACCTTGGGCAGTTCCCGGTGCTGGTTCTGATAAATAGTAGACACTTGATGATCGACATCTAGCCAATCGGAGGTTAACTGATACAATATCGTATCCGAATTATTATTCGCCGTTGAGATCAAGTACGCTGTCCCATCATCATCTTTGAAAATAGAGATATCTCTGGATTCATTTCCACCTGGTCGGAAGCTCTTATGAAATGTAAAATCTTCTCCAGGCGTGGCAGATGCCACCGACACTCTGGCAAGTGTATAGTCTGTGCTGTTCTCATAGTGAGCCCAAAATACAAACTGATTGGTGGACTCATGATATAAAATATTGATGCCTTCAAATTTGCTATCCGCTAAGTCTGGATGATCGGTATAAGATAACACTACTTTATCGTTACCATAGGTAATATCATCGGTTGACGTCTGTTGGATCATCTGACCGAATCCACCTGTAGGCTTTTGCACAAAGTTGAATCTGTAGTAGGTATCCCCGACTTTCAGCTCATTCGGCAGGTTCAGCGTTGACTTAGTGGTGTTATCAAACGTCGTAAGATTCGCTGGAAGCACATATGGCGTATATTCGGGTGAAACCGCGGATGTTATCACGGAGCTTCCCCCATATGCCTTCACTTGATAGGTGTATGTGCTACCTAGTTGAAGACCATAATCATCTGTTGTTGTCCCGGTTAAGGTCTGTAATAACTCATAAGCTCCATTGTTCTCGGATCGAAGCAATTCGTACCCGGTTGCTCCGTCAACAGGCGCCCAGTGGATCTTGGCATTGTTCACCTCAGATTCGTTCTTTAGTACAAACAGCGTTGCAGCAATATTCGTCTCATCACCCGCAGCTTGAGTGGTTGGTACAACAGCAGAGAAATGGTATGCCAGCAATAGAAATGCAACAATGATTGCTATTCTTGATTTTTTTATCATCACGCTGAGTCATCTCCTTATTATTTCAGATTCATCAATGCCATGACATCTGTCTTGCTCGCTTGATTGTACCAATCGTTGACTTCCTCGGTTACTTCATCGCCGCCCTTCTCATGCCATTGCTTAACAAAGGTATCGAACGCTTCGAGCGGTTCATTGCCATAAATGATTTTGGTGAATATCTCCTGTTCCATCGTGGTCAACTGTTCCCATATATTTTGCATTGTTGGTGTAGGTGGCCCGTTAAAATCATTGGGTATCAAGGAATCCCGGTTCTCATAAGAGATTCGATATCCGTCTTTGGTCGTTTGATCCCTTGAAGCACTCTGGAGAAGAACACCTGTATCCGGTTCTACGCCATTAGCCAGATCATAGTAAGACTGACCAGGGCCGTCGACGCTTGGTGTGTTTTTCGTAAAGGCCATTTTCCCGACCCCTTGCACGGCTTCTAACGGTGTATTGAATTGCTGTGGGTCAAAAATGACTTCTTCGTTGACGATATCGTAGTCATATCCCTGCGCGTAGCCGTATTTAAATTCTCCTGTGCCAAACGCCGCATCGTACATTTTATCGTAGTACAGGAAGAAAGCTTCCATGTTCTGAAAGTCTTTGTTAAACATAAATACGCCATCGTTCAATTGAGCAGTCTGATAGGTTCTATCCCCGTTCACACCTTGGATGGTTGGATAGGGAACAACTTTGGCACCCTCAATATTTTTCTCCACATCCTTCACACTGCCGTATAACCAAGGTCGACCGACGATAATGCCTGCCTTGCCTTCCGTAAAGTCTGACAAAGCGTCCCATGCTCCCTGCGTAGCCAGCTCTTTGTTCAAATATCCTTTAGCGTACCAATCACGCAGCTTGCCAAGTGCCTCCTTGTTGCCTGGAGCGACCGATCCATAGGTCAGTTTGCCATTATCATTAACCCATTGTCTTGGAAGATGTTTACCTGTATATGCACTGAAAATCATGACCGGATCACTCACCCAGCCTGTGTTGTACGAATCTTTCCCCGAGAAAGTAAAGCCATATGTATCCTGCTTGCCATTACCATCCGGGTCATCATTCGTAAATGCCGCAATAACTTGCTCGAACTCCTCCAGTGTTGTTGGCGCTTTCAATTGCAGTTTGTCGAGCCAATCTTGGCGAATCAACATGACTTCACCTTCTGTGAGATTTGGCGCAATCGCCATACCATACACTTTGCCGTCGCGAACAACCGGATTGAAGGTCGATGGATATTGTTTGTAAATTTCCTTGATGCGGTCAGGCATGTATGTTGCGATATCTTCCGTAATTTCCTTTACCTGTCCAGATTCGATCAAGTCGTTAATCAGCATTGTGTCATAGACCGGTAGAACGTCTGGCAGCTTCTCTGAACCCGTTAGTGCAAGCCGTA
It includes:
- a CDS encoding family 43 glycosylhydrolase codes for the protein MKTTLVNGSLWNDVNGEPIHAHGGHMLYHEGYYYWYGEDRRDDNYVSCYRSKDLFQWEFRNHILTTSTPTASIRVRTKLELVNDEGGKVNLERPKVLFNSVTKKFVLWVHYENGKNYNDAACAVATSDYPDRQFVYHGSFNPYGYMSRDCTLFQDNDGTAYFISAARDNADLHIYRLQEDYLNVERLVSKLWQGEYREAPAVFKRNEKYYMVTSFCTGWNPNQGKYAIADSMQGSWSMLHDFGDETTYRTQPAFVLKRSAQEYLYFSDRWNGSDYFQSSYVVLPIEFNDAVPVLNEYATLTLDGETDSILFAK
- a CDS encoding extracellular solute-binding protein; amino-acid sequence: MNRKNVMWKMLSTIMLSALVVAGCSSGESNNVATPESVLKDGKYDPPLTMTIAKQQDENSGKYINGESLNDNVLTRWGEEKLGIKIETTLLGGDASQYNTKLRLALTGSEKLPDVLPVYDTMLINDLIESGQVKEITEDIATYMPDRIKEIYKQYPSTFNPVVRDGKVYGMAIAPNLTEGEVMLIRQDWLDKLQLKAPTTLEEFEQVIAAFTNDDPDGNGKQDTYGFTFSGKDSYNTGWVSDPVMIFSAYTGKHLPRQWVNDNGKLTYGSVAPGNKEALGKLRDWYAKGYLNKELATQGAWDALSDFTEGKAGIIVGRPWLYGSVKDVEKNIEGAKVVPYPTIQGVNGDRTYQTAQLNDGVFMFNKDFQNMEAFFLYYDKMYDAAFGTGEFKYGYAQGYDYDIVNEEVIFDPQQFNTPLEAVQGVGKMAFTKNTPSVDGPGQSYYDLANGVEPDTGVLLQSASRDQTTKDGYRISYENRDSLIPNDFNGPPTPTMQNIWEQLTTMEQEIFTKIIYGNEPLEAFDTFVKQWHEKGGDEVTEEVNDWYNQASKTDVMALMNLK
- a CDS encoding alpha/beta fold hydrolase encodes the protein MKKVKQTMLLCLSITVLALSITVLYFPTWTSSIEGSNSIHILEQVNINGTDHEIMIRGQDLNNPVILYIHGGPGASEIPYAKEVQDLLETRFTIVNYDQRASGKSYHFFEDYSNLSANLLVQDALAITDYITTRLGKEKVILMGHSYGTYIGTLAAQQAPDKYEAYIGIGQMADIQQSETDGWNHVMEQARLAGHDEDVHQLQQMYAAITQGKAFVPRDIVKRYGGASRLIDSPEATFFGMTFSSEYTMLDAIRYNRGITFSQEVLIGEAMNHPLPSKITKLDLPFYFIMGDYDFMTSSHAAQLFFDSIEAEHKEFISYKQSAHYPHYEEKQKFFNWMVDTFNN
- a CDS encoding discoidin domain-containing protein; this translates as MIKKSRIAIIVAFLLLAYHFSAVVPTTQAAGDETNIAATLFVLKNESEVNNAKIHWAPVDGATGYELLRSENNGAYELLQTLTGTTTDDYGLQLGSTYTYQVKAYGGSSVITSAVSPEYTPYVLPANLTTFDNTTKSTLNLPNELKVGDTYYRFNFVQKPTGGFGQMIQQTSTDDITYGNDKVVLSYTDHPDLADSKFEGINILYHESTNQFVFWAHYENSTDYTLARVSVASATPGEDFTFHKSFRPGGNESRDISIFKDDDGTAYLISTANNNSDTILYQLTSDWLDVDHQVSTIYQNQHRELPKVIKKDGIYYLFSSQAAGWYPSIPMYSSATSLDGQWSELRVIGNTSTFSAQSGSVMRVTPDTGDNVVMVAYRWMFGWAGTQNGTTEERLLPVWFSNGYAFYDYFDQVLYDTDNDVVVPVQHGKLLSQGKEATAQTATGTRPASYANDGSYQTEWVGTSVAWPHWWKVDLGSEQQINNVQISWWMQKGSEGFYKYKIETSNDNVNWTVALDRTDNKSYGFTSDTLSSTARYVRINMQGATLHNNPNNWYTPRLWEVKVFGEDIE